In Elephas maximus indicus isolate mEleMax1 chromosome 7, mEleMax1 primary haplotype, whole genome shotgun sequence, the following proteins share a genomic window:
- the ANO9 gene encoding anoctamin-9 isoform X1, protein MQGEDRLAASEEDSIPLIAIHPCEGSLTCTRAGPSMLHLPCPPWAQEPAIPHTPCPLLNHPGPAAGPQHPSSPQTKATEPWDYVFVASRDQSSEQCSRQQQFLEELKRKGFRYKEMEDQHKKYFGILAENEIFLPYCKLLMEPEGPVPRSLPAEKDPTLDTTRIRIIHTFIQNNKTADGETFDDLKKDQVFETGFFLHTVRVGCWDGPGAGPGERKHSLLAEKEEKLKKWAQWRNVFCEQPIDAIRNYFGEKVALYFAWLGWYTYMLVPAAVAGLILFLTGLALFDASQISKEICEAHDIFMCPRGDHHQGNHRLSDTCTFAKLTHLFDNEGTVLFAIFMALWATVFLEVWKRQRARVVQDWHLYGWDEDEEEMMLELINCPQYQPKRYEHSYLRSTVILVLSLLMICLMIGMAHVLVIYRVLVAALFSHWASPSLKEQVTTAVVVSGALVHYVTIVIMTKVNRYVALKLCDYEKPRTFSERESKFTVKFFTLQFFAHFSSLIYIAFILGRINGHPGKSVRLAGLWKLEECHLSGCMMDLFVQMAIIMGLKQTLSNCVEYLGPWLRNKCRRCQHGRVSQDPELRDWQHNYLLGTVNVFSLFDEFMEMMMQYGFTTIFVAAFPLAPLLALFSNLVEIRLDAIKMTWLQQRLVPRKAKDIGTWLQVLETIGVLAVIGNGLVIAFTSEFIPRVVYKYRYGPCRQGAHPAVDCLTGYVNHSLSVFYIKDFEDPLQKEGWETVTECRYRDYRNAQDYNLSEQFWFLLAIRLAFLILFEHVALCIKLIAAWFVPDVPRKVNNDVLSNKFGRVQKKMKYERQKLQRPGGRPASPDSHSPPTASSSKSTAV, encoded by the exons GGTGAAGACAGGCTGGCAGCCTCAGAGGAGGACAGCATCCCGCTGATAGCCATCCACCCTTGTGAGGGGAGTCTCACCTGCACCAGGGCAGGGCCCTCCATGCTCCACCTCCCCTGCCCGCCTTGGGCTCAGGAACCAGCCATCCCTCACACGCCCTGTCCCCTGCTGAACCACCCTGGCCCTGCTGCTGGACCCCAGcacccctcctccccccagaCCAAGGCCACTGAGCCCTGGGACTATGTCTTTGTGGCCAGCCGTGACCAGAGCTCAGAGCAGTGCAGCCGGCAGCAGCAGTTCCTGGAGGAGCTGAAGAGAAAGGGCTTCCGTTACAAG GAGATGGAAGACCAGCATAAGAAGTACTTTGGGATTCTAGCCGAGAATGAGATCTTTCTACCATACTGCAAACTTCTCATGGAGCCCGAGGGTCCTGTACCCAGATCCCTTCCAGCTGAGAAGGATCCCACCCTAGATACCACACG AATCCGCATCATCcacaccttcatccagaacaaCAAGACGGCAGACGGGG AGACCTTCGATGACTTGAAGAAGGACCAGGTCTTTGAGACTGGGTTTTTCCTGCACACGGTGAGGGTTGGCTGCTGGGACGGGCCTGGAGCAGGACCCGGAGAAAGGAAGCACTCTCTGTTGGCTGAGAAGgaggaaaaactgaagaaatgggCCCAGTGGAGAAATGTGTTTTGCGAGCAGCCGATTGATGCCATCAG GAACTACTTTGGCGAGAAGGTAGCACTGTACTTCGCCTGGCTTGGCTGGTACACCTACATGCTGGTGCCTGCCGCTGTGGCCGGCCTCATCCTCTTCCTGACTGGCTTAGCGCTCTTTGATGCCAGCCAGATCAg CAAGGAGATCTGTGAAGCCCATGACATCTTCATGTGTCCTCGTGGGGACCATCACCAGGGGAACCATCGACTCTCAGACACCTGTACTTTTGCCAAG CTCACCCACCTCTTTGACAACGAGGGCACGGTGCTATTTGCCATCTTCATGGCTCTGTGGG CCACGGTGTTCCTGGAGGTCTGGAAGCGGCAGCGTGCACGTGTGGTCCAGGACTGGCACCTGTACGGCTGGGATGAGGATGAG GAGGAGATGATGCTGGAGCTGATTAATTGTCCCCAGTACCAGCCCAAGCGGTATGAGCACTCATACCTGCGCAGCACCGTCATCCTCGTCCTGTCTCTGCTCATG ATCTGCCTCATGATTGGCATGGCGCACGTCCTGGTCATCTACCGTGTCCTGGTTGCTGCCCTGTTCAGCCATTGGGCCTCGccctccctgaaggagcaggtgaCCACGGCTGTGGTGGTCTCCGGGGCCCTCGTGCACTACGTGACCATCGTGATCATGACCaag GTCAACAGATACGTGGCACTGAAGCTTTGTGACTACG AGAAGCCCAGGACCTTCTCGGAGCGAGAGAGCAAGTTCACTGTCAAGTTCTTCACCCTCcagttttttgcccatttttcttccCTCATCTACATTGCCTTCATCCTGGGCAG GATCAACGGCCACCCTGGGAAGTCTGTGCGCCTTGCGGGTTTGTGGAAGCTGGAGGAG TGCCATCTCAGCGGCTGTATGATGGACCTATTTGTGCAGATGGCCATTATCATGGGTCTGAAACAAACGCTCAGCAACTGTGTGGAGTACCTGGGCCC GTGGCTGCGTAACAAGTGTCGCAGGTGCCAGCATGGCAGAGTGTCCCAGGACCCTGAGCTGAGGGACTGGCAGCACAACTACCTCCTGGGCACTGTCAACGTCTTCAGCCTGTTTGATGAATTCATGGAAATGA TGATGCAGTATGGCTTCACCACCATCTTCGTGGCCGCCTTCCCACTTGCCCCGCTGCTCGCACTCTTTAGTAACCTTGTGGAGATCCGCCTGGACGCGATCAAGATGACCTGGCTACAGCAGCGCCTTGTGCCACGCAAGGCCAAGGACATTG GGACTTGGCTGCAGGTACTTGAGACCATTGGTGTGCTGGCAGTCATTGGCAATGGGCTGGTCATCGCTTTCACATCGGAGTTTATCCCCCGAGTGGTCTACAAGTACCGCTATGGCCCGTGCCGGCAGGGAGCCCACCCTGCAGTCGA CTGCCTCACCGGCTACGTCAACCACAGCCTGTCCGTGTTCTACATCAAGGACTTCGAGGACCCTCTGCAGAAAGAGGGCTGGGAGACAGTGACCGAGTGCAG GTACCGGGACTACCGCAATGCCCAAGACTACAACCTCTCAGAGCAGTTCTGGTTCCTCCTGGCCATCCGCCTGGCCTTCCTCATCCTCTTTGAG CATGTGGCCTTGTGCATCAAGCTCATTGCTGCCTGGTTTGTGCCTGATGTCCCTCGGAAAGTGAACAATGATGTTCTGAGTAACAAGTTCGGGAGGGTCCAGAAGAAGATGAAGTACGAGAGGCAGAAGCTGCAGAGGCCTGGGGGGAGGCCTGCCAGCCCTGACTCCCACAGTCCCCCCACAGCCTCCAGTTCCAAGAGCACTGCCGTGTAG
- the ANO9 gene encoding anoctamin-9 isoform X2, whose product MQGEDRLAASEEDSIPLIAIHPCEGSLTCTRAGPSMLHLPCPPWAQEPAIPHTPCPLLNHPGPAAGPQHPSSPQTKATEPWDYVFVASRDQSSEQCSRQQQFLEELKRKGFRYKEMEDQHKKYFGILAENEIFLPYCKLLMEPEGPVPRSLPAEKDPTLDTTRIRIIHTFIQNNKTADGETFDDLKKDQVFETGFFLHTVRVGCWDGPGAGPGERKHSLLAEKEEKLKKWAQWRNVFCEQPIDAIRNYFGEKVALYFAWLGWYTYMLVPAAVAGLILFLTGLALFDASQISKEICEAHDIFMCPRGDHHQGNHRLSDTCTFAKLTHLFDNEGTVLFAIFMALWATVFLEVWKRQRARVVQDWHLYGWDEDEEEMMLELINCPQYQPKRYEHSYLRSTVILVLSLLMICLMIGMAHVLVIYRVLVAALFSHWASPSLKEQVTTAVVVSGALVHYVTIVIMTKVNRYVALKLCDYEKPRTFSERESKFTVKFFTLQFFAHFSSLIYIAFILGRINGHPGKSVRLAGLWKLEECHLSGCMMDLFVQMAIIMGLKQTLSNCVEYLGPWLRNKCRRCQHGRVSQDPELRDWQHNYLLGTVNVFSLFDEFMEMMMQYGFTTIFVAAFPLAPLLALFSNLVEIRLDAIKMTWLQQRLVPRKAKDIGTWLQVLETIGVLAVIGNGLVIAFTSEFIPRVVYKYRYGPCRQGAHPAVEYRDYRNAQDYNLSEQFWFLLAIRLAFLILFEHVALCIKLIAAWFVPDVPRKVNNDVLSNKFGRVQKKMKYERQKLQRPGGRPASPDSHSPPTASSSKSTAV is encoded by the exons GGTGAAGACAGGCTGGCAGCCTCAGAGGAGGACAGCATCCCGCTGATAGCCATCCACCCTTGTGAGGGGAGTCTCACCTGCACCAGGGCAGGGCCCTCCATGCTCCACCTCCCCTGCCCGCCTTGGGCTCAGGAACCAGCCATCCCTCACACGCCCTGTCCCCTGCTGAACCACCCTGGCCCTGCTGCTGGACCCCAGcacccctcctccccccagaCCAAGGCCACTGAGCCCTGGGACTATGTCTTTGTGGCCAGCCGTGACCAGAGCTCAGAGCAGTGCAGCCGGCAGCAGCAGTTCCTGGAGGAGCTGAAGAGAAAGGGCTTCCGTTACAAG GAGATGGAAGACCAGCATAAGAAGTACTTTGGGATTCTAGCCGAGAATGAGATCTTTCTACCATACTGCAAACTTCTCATGGAGCCCGAGGGTCCTGTACCCAGATCCCTTCCAGCTGAGAAGGATCCCACCCTAGATACCACACG AATCCGCATCATCcacaccttcatccagaacaaCAAGACGGCAGACGGGG AGACCTTCGATGACTTGAAGAAGGACCAGGTCTTTGAGACTGGGTTTTTCCTGCACACGGTGAGGGTTGGCTGCTGGGACGGGCCTGGAGCAGGACCCGGAGAAAGGAAGCACTCTCTGTTGGCTGAGAAGgaggaaaaactgaagaaatgggCCCAGTGGAGAAATGTGTTTTGCGAGCAGCCGATTGATGCCATCAG GAACTACTTTGGCGAGAAGGTAGCACTGTACTTCGCCTGGCTTGGCTGGTACACCTACATGCTGGTGCCTGCCGCTGTGGCCGGCCTCATCCTCTTCCTGACTGGCTTAGCGCTCTTTGATGCCAGCCAGATCAg CAAGGAGATCTGTGAAGCCCATGACATCTTCATGTGTCCTCGTGGGGACCATCACCAGGGGAACCATCGACTCTCAGACACCTGTACTTTTGCCAAG CTCACCCACCTCTTTGACAACGAGGGCACGGTGCTATTTGCCATCTTCATGGCTCTGTGGG CCACGGTGTTCCTGGAGGTCTGGAAGCGGCAGCGTGCACGTGTGGTCCAGGACTGGCACCTGTACGGCTGGGATGAGGATGAG GAGGAGATGATGCTGGAGCTGATTAATTGTCCCCAGTACCAGCCCAAGCGGTATGAGCACTCATACCTGCGCAGCACCGTCATCCTCGTCCTGTCTCTGCTCATG ATCTGCCTCATGATTGGCATGGCGCACGTCCTGGTCATCTACCGTGTCCTGGTTGCTGCCCTGTTCAGCCATTGGGCCTCGccctccctgaaggagcaggtgaCCACGGCTGTGGTGGTCTCCGGGGCCCTCGTGCACTACGTGACCATCGTGATCATGACCaag GTCAACAGATACGTGGCACTGAAGCTTTGTGACTACG AGAAGCCCAGGACCTTCTCGGAGCGAGAGAGCAAGTTCACTGTCAAGTTCTTCACCCTCcagttttttgcccatttttcttccCTCATCTACATTGCCTTCATCCTGGGCAG GATCAACGGCCACCCTGGGAAGTCTGTGCGCCTTGCGGGTTTGTGGAAGCTGGAGGAG TGCCATCTCAGCGGCTGTATGATGGACCTATTTGTGCAGATGGCCATTATCATGGGTCTGAAACAAACGCTCAGCAACTGTGTGGAGTACCTGGGCCC GTGGCTGCGTAACAAGTGTCGCAGGTGCCAGCATGGCAGAGTGTCCCAGGACCCTGAGCTGAGGGACTGGCAGCACAACTACCTCCTGGGCACTGTCAACGTCTTCAGCCTGTTTGATGAATTCATGGAAATGA TGATGCAGTATGGCTTCACCACCATCTTCGTGGCCGCCTTCCCACTTGCCCCGCTGCTCGCACTCTTTAGTAACCTTGTGGAGATCCGCCTGGACGCGATCAAGATGACCTGGCTACAGCAGCGCCTTGTGCCACGCAAGGCCAAGGACATTG GGACTTGGCTGCAGGTACTTGAGACCATTGGTGTGCTGGCAGTCATTGGCAATGGGCTGGTCATCGCTTTCACATCGGAGTTTATCCCCCGAGTGGTCTACAAGTACCGCTATGGCCCGTGCCGGCAGGGAGCCCACCCTGCAGTCGA GTACCGGGACTACCGCAATGCCCAAGACTACAACCTCTCAGAGCAGTTCTGGTTCCTCCTGGCCATCCGCCTGGCCTTCCTCATCCTCTTTGAG CATGTGGCCTTGTGCATCAAGCTCATTGCTGCCTGGTTTGTGCCTGATGTCCCTCGGAAAGTGAACAATGATGTTCTGAGTAACAAGTTCGGGAGGGTCCAGAAGAAGATGAAGTACGAGAGGCAGAAGCTGCAGAGGCCTGGGGGGAGGCCTGCCAGCCCTGACTCCCACAGTCCCCCCACAGCCTCCAGTTCCAAGAGCACTGCCGTGTAG
- the SIGIRR gene encoding single Ig IL-1-related receptor has translation MAGVCDGNPDFISPAGDQVLGPALGSVVTLNCTAWVVSGLHCPLPSVQWLKDGLPLGNGSNYSFQEGFWVGANLSKVLVSRVLGVNLTTAEDYGVFTCSVHNISSSSFMLWRAGPPGHVAAVLASLLVLLALLLAALLYVRCRLSVLLWYQDAYGEVEVNDGKLYDAYVSYSDCPEDRKFVNFILKPQLERRRGYKLFLDDRDLLPRAEPSADLLVNLSRCRRLIVVLSDAFLGRAWCSHSFREGLCRLLELTRRPIFITFEGQRRDPAHPALRLLRQHRHLVTLLLWKPGSVTPSSDFWKELRLALPRKVRYRAMEGDPQTQLQDDKDPMLIVQGSVPEARTLDPELDPDPEGDLGVRGPIFGEPSAPPRVSVVTLGEGLGNDMDVSDLGSRNYSARTDFYCLVSEDDV, from the exons ATGGCAG GTGTCTGTGACGGGAACCCTGACTTCATCTCCCCGGCTGGAGACCAGGTCCTGGGGCCTGCTCTGGGCAGTGTAGTCACTCTGAACTGCACGGCCTGGGTGGTCTCTGGGCTCCACTGTCCTCTGCCCTCAGTGCAGTGGCTGAAAGATGGGCTGCCACTGGGCAACGGAAGCAACTACAGCTTCCAGGAGGGCTTCTG GGTCGGGGCCAACTTGTCAAAGGTGCTTGTGTCCAGAGTCCTGGGAGTCAACCTGACCACTGCGGAGGACTATGGAGTCTTCACCTGCTCGGTCCACAACATCAGCTCCTCCTCCTTCATGCTCTGGAGAGCAG GTCCGCCCGGCCATGTGGCCGCAGTGCTGGCCTCGCTCCTCGTCCTGCTGGCGCTGCTCCTGGCCGCACTGCTCTACGTCAGGTGCCGTCTCAGCGTGCTGCTCTGGTACCAGGACGCCTACGGCGAGGTGGAGGTGAACG ACGGGAAGCTCTACGACGCCTACGTCTCCTACAGCGACTGCCCCGAGGACCGCAAGTTCGTCAACTTCATCCTGAAGCCGCAGCTCGAGCGGCGTCGGGGCTACAAGCTCTTCCTGGACGACCGTGACCTCCTGCCCCGCGCGG AGCCCTCGGCCGACCTCCTGGTGAACCTGAGCCGCTGCCGGCGCCTCATCGTGGTCCTGTCGGACGCCTTCCTGGGCCGGGCCTGGTGCAGCCACAGCTTCCG GGAGGGCCTGTGCCGGCTGCTGGAGCTCACGCGCAGACCCATCTTCATCACTTTCGAGGGCCAGAGGCGCGACCCCGCGCACCCAGCACTTCGCCTGCTGCGCCAGCACCGCCACCTGGTGACCTTGCTGCTCTGGAAGCCCGGCTCGGTG ACACCTTCTTCTGATTTTTGGAAAGAGCTGCGGCTGGCGCTGCCACGGAAGGTGCGGTACAGGGCAATGGAGGGGGACCCTCAGACCCAGCTGCAGGACGACAAGGACCCCATGCTGATAGTCCAAGGCAGCGTCCCGGAGGCTCGGACCCTGGATCCTGAGCTGGACCCGGATCCTGAGGGAGACCTGG GTGTCCGAGGGCCTATCTTTGGGGAGCCCTCAGCTCCACCGCGTGTAAGTGTGGTCACGCTGGGCGAGGGCCTGGGCAACGACATGGACGTCTCGGACCTTGGCTCCCGGAACTACAGCGCCCGCACTGACTTCTACTGCCTGGTGTCGGAGGATGACGTGTAG
- the PKP3 gene encoding plakophilin-3 → MEPNIPRPVGFGMGQGPGGIQTTRGPEAGVCSLALPSDMQLDRRGAEGPEAERLRAARVQEQVRARLLQLGQQPRHNGAAEPERTTEATRGVSRGQYHTLQTGFSSRSQGLSADKTLTSRPVAKPIYSPASWSSRSAVDLSSSQRLSSAHNGGSAFGAVGYRAMPPAAPMPTRPVSFHERSMLGGRADYDTLSLRSLRLGSGGLDDRYSVVSEQLDPAATSAYRAFAYERQASSSSSRAGALDWPEAAEGPPSRTIRAPAMRTLQRFQSGHRSRGGTGGTPGAMLEPMARAPSVRSLSLSLADSGHLPDVRGLDSYGGHRTLQRLSSGFDDIDLHSAVKYLMASDPNLQVLGAAYIQHRCYSDAAAKKQARSLQAVPRLVKLFNHANQEVQRHATGAMRNLIYDNADNKLALVEENGIFELLRTLREQDDELRKNVTGILWNLSSSDHLKDRLARDTLEQLTDLVLSPLSGAGGPPLIQQNASEAEIFYNATGFLRNLSSASQATRQKMRECHGLVDALVTYINHALDVGKCEDKSVENAVCVLRNLSYRLYDEMPPSALQRLEGRGRRDAAGAPPGEVVGCFTPQSRRLRELPLTADALTFAEVSKDPKGLEWLWSPQIVGLYNRLLQRCELNRHTTEAAAGALQNITAGDRRWAGVLSRLALEQERILNPLLDRVRTADHHQLRSLTGLIRNLSRNARNKDEMSTKVVSHLIEKLPGSVGEKCPPADVLVNIIAVLNNLVVASPIAARDLIYFDGLRKLVFIKKKLDGPDSEKSARAASSLLANLWQYSKLHRDFRAKGYRKEDFLGP, encoded by the exons ATGGAGCCCAACATACCTCGGCCGGTGGGCTTCGGGATGGGCCAGGGGCCTGGCGGGATCCAGACCACTCGCGGG CCTGAGGCCGGCGTGTGCTCCCTGGCCCTGCCCTCGGACATGCAGCTGGACCGCCGCGGCGCTGAGGGGCCGGAGGCCGAGCGGCTTCGGGCGGCCCGCGTCCAGGAGCAGGTCCGCGCCCGCCTCCTACAGCTAGGCCAGCAGCCGAGGCACAATGGGGCAGCTGAGCCTGAGAGGACCACTGAGGCCACGAGAG GCGTGTCCAGGGGTCAGTACCACACCCTGCAGACTGGCTTCAGCTCCCGCTCCCAGGGCCTGAGTGCAGATAAGACTTTG ACCTCCCGACCGGTCGCCAAGCCCATCTACAGTCCTGCATCCTGGTCTTCCCGCTCGGCTGTGGACCTAAGCTCCAGCCAGAGGCTTAGCTCTGCCCACAATGGGGGCAGCGCCTTTGGGGCTGTGGGGTACAGGGCAATGCCACCCGCAGCACCCATGCCCACCCGGCCTGTGTCCTTCCATGAGCGCAGCATGCTGGGTGGCCGGGCTGACTATGACACGCTGTCCCTGCGCTCCCTTCGGCTGGGGTCTGGAGGCCTGGATGACCGATACAGTGTGGTATCAGAGCAGCTGGACCCCGCAGCCACCTCCGCCTACAGGGCCTTCGCCTACGAGCGCCAGGCCAGCTCCAGTTCAAGCCGGGCAGGGGCACTGGACTGGCCGGAGGCTGCCGAGGGCCCCCCAAGCCGGACCATCCGTGCCCCTGCCATGAGGACCCTGCAGCGGTTCCAGAGTGGCCACCGCAGCCGCGGGGGAACTGGGGGGACACCAGGGGCCATGCTGGAGCCCATGGCCCGGGCACCCTCTGTGCGCAGCCTCAGCCTCAGCCTGGCTGATTCCGGCCACCTGCCAGACGTGCGCGGGCTGGACAGCTATGGGGGCCACCGCACCCTGCAGAGGCTCAGCAGCGG CTTTGACGACATTGATCTGCACTCAGCTGTCAAGTACCTCATGGCTTCAGACCCCAACCTGCAGGTGCTGGGAGCTGCCTACATCCAGCACAGGTGCTACAGCGATGCAGCTGCCAAGAAGCAG GCCCGCAGCCTTCAGGCTGTGCCGAGGCTGGTGAAGCTCTTCAACCATGCCAACCAGGAGGTGCAGCGCCACGCCACGGGCGCCATGCGCAACCTCATCTACGACAACGCCGATAACAAGCTTGCGCTGGTGGAGGAGAATGGCATCTTTGAGCTGTTGCGGACTCTGCGCGAGCAGGATGATGAGCTTCGCAAGAACGTCACAG GAATCCTTTGGAACCTCTCATCTAGCGACCATCTGAAAGACCGCCTGGCTCGCGACACGCTGGAGCAGCTCACTGACCTGGTGCTGAGCCCTCTCTCGGGGGCTGGGGGGCCACCCCTCATCCAGCAGAATGCTTCCGAGGCTGAGATCTTCTATAACGCCACCGGCTTCCTAAG GAACCTCAGCTCAGCCTCCCAGGCTACTCGCCAGAAGATGCGGGAGTGCCACGGGCTGGTGGACGCCTTGGTCACCTACATCAACCACGCCCTGGACGTGGGCAAGTGCGAAGACAAG AGTGTGGAGAACGCTGTGTGTGTGCTGAGGAACCTGTCCTACCGCCTGTATGACGAGATGCCGCCATCTGCGCTGCAGCGGCTTGAGGGCCGGGGCCGCAGGGATGCTGCAGGGGCACCACCCGGCGAGGTGGTGGGCTGCTTCACACCGCAGAGCCGGCGGCTGCGTGAG CTGCCCCTCACAGCAGATGCGCTCACCTTTGCGGAGGTGTCTAAGGACCCCAAGGGCCTGGAGTGGCTGTGGAGTCCCCAGATCGTGGGGCTGTACAACCGGCTGCTGCAGCGCTGTGAGCTGAACCGGCACACGACTGAGGCTGCGGCTGGGGCACTGCAGAACATCACCGCGGGCGACCGAAGG TGGGCTGGCGTGCTGAGCCGCCTGGCCCTGGAGCAGGAGCGCATCCTGAACCCCCTGCTGGACCGCGTCCGGACTGCTGACCACCACCAGCTGCGCTCACTGACCGGACTCATCCGAAACTTGTCCCGAAATGCCAGGAACAAGGATGAGATGT CCACCAAGGTAGTGAGCCACCTGATTGAGAAGCTCCCAGGCAGCGTGGGGGAGAAGTGCCCCCCAGCCGACGTGCTGGTCAACATCATAGCCGTGCTCAACAACCTGGTGGTGGCCAGTCCCATCGCTGCCCGAGACTTAATCTACTTCGACGGGCTACGCAAGCTGGTCTTCATCAAGAAGAAGCTGGACGG CCCCGACAGTGAGAAGTCCGCGCGGGCGGCCTCCAGCCTCCTGGCCAACCTGTGGCAGTACAGCAAGCTCCACCGCGACTTCCGGGCG AAGGGCTATCGGAAAGAGGACTTCCTGGGTCCGTAG